The Blautia pseudococcoides genome segment CGAATATACCAGCCTGGATCTTGAAATGGGGTATATTGACAGCTTTATGGATATCTGTGCCATGGAGACAGGGTTTCTCCGGTATACAATGGAGCTGCTGAAAAAAGAATACGCCAAAGAGCTGAAGATTCTGGGGATCAGGCTGCCGGGAACCGATAAAATTCTCTGTGTCCGTTTTACCGAAGCAAAAGAGCTGGTGTCTGAAAAATACCGCAGGAAAATTAAAAATCCGTTTGATCTGGAGCCGGAGGAGGAGGAACTGATCGGTCGGTACTTCAAAGAGGAATATGATTCGGATTTTGTGTTCGTCACACATTATCCCTCCAAAAAAAGGCCCTTTTATGCAATGGATGACCCGGAGGATGAACGGTTTACCCTGAGCTTTGATCTGCTGTTTAAAGGTCTGGAGGTGACAACCGGGGGACAGCGTATCCATGACTACAATATGCTGACCGGGAAATTGGAGAGAAGAGGCATGAGCCGGGAGGGGATGGAGCAGTATCTGGATACCTTCAAGTACGGTATGCCACCCCATGGGGGCCTGGGTATTGGCCTGGAGAGGCTTACCATGCAGCTTTTAGGTGAAGATAACGTGAGGGAAGCCTGTCTTTTCCCAAGAGATATGAACCGGCTGGAACCGTAGAGAAAAGGAGAATATTGTTATGGCAAAACAGATCATAGATGATACCGTTATGGAAAATGTGGAAATTTTGGCAAAACTGGCCCTCAAACCCCAGGAGCGGGAAGCCGCCAGGGAAAAAATGCAGGAGATGCTGGATTATGTAGATAAATTAAATGAGCTGGACACAGAGGGAATCCAACCGCTTTCCCACACCTTTCCGGTGGAAAATGTTTTCCGGGAGGATATTGTAACAAACGGGAACGACCGTGAGGCCATGATAAAAAATGCGCCCAGGAGCAAGGACGGCCAGTACCAGGTACCGAAAACAGTGCAGTGACAGCGGTTGAAGATGGAGGTTAGGGATATGGAGATCAAAGAAATGACAGCCCTCACTCTGGGCCGGGCCATTAAGAGCAGAGAGGCAGGCGTCAGGGAAGCGGTGAAAGCATCTCTGGACCAGATCGGAAAGGTGGACAGCACACTCCACGCCTTTCTGGAGACAGATGAAAAGAAAATATATGACAGGGTGAAAGAGGTAGAGAGCGGTATAAAAACAGGAAAATATACAGGCCCTCTCGCCGGTGTTCCTGTGGCGGTAAAAGACAATATTTGTACCAGGGACAGAAAGACCACCTGCGCGTCCAGGATTCTGGAAAATTTTGTTCCGCCATACGATGCGGAGGCTGTACGCAGAATGGAAGATGCGGGAATGATCGTCATTGGCAAAACCAACATGGATGAATTTGCCATGGGCAGCACCTCAGAGACCTCAGCCTATGGCATTACCAGAAATCCCTGGGATACAGACAAAGTGCCGGGCGGTTCGTCAGGAGGCTCCTGCGCGGCGGTGGCAGCGGATGAAGTGTTCGCCGCATTAGGAAGTGATACAGGCGGTTCTATCCGTCAGCCGGCCGCTTACTGCGGTGTGGTGGGAATAAAGCCCACCTACGGAACCGTATCCAGATATGGCCTTATAGCATATGCCTCATCCCTGGACCAGATTGGACCGGTGGGAAAGGATGTGTCCGACTGTGCGGCACTGCTGGAGACTGTGGCAGGGTATGACCCAAAAGACAGCACTTCCGTGATGCGGAAGGATCTGCAGTTTACCGGATATTTGAAAAAGGATTTGCGTGGAATGAAGATTGGGATTCCCAGGGAATATCTGGCGGAAGGTCTGGAGAAGGATGTGAAGAGGGCGCTTGTGGATGCGGTGCACCTGATGACAAGAAACGGTGCCATTGTGGAATTCTTCTCCCTGGGCCTGGTGGATTATGTGATCCCTGCTTATTATATTATCGCCTCAGCGGAGGCAAGCTCCAACCTGGCCCGTTTCGATGGCGTAAAATATGGTTACAGGACAGAGGTGTTTGAGGGACTTCACCACATGTATAAAAGAACCAGGGCTGAGGGCTTCGGGGAAGAGGTGAAGCGCCGGATCCTGCTTGGTTCTTTTGTGCTGAGTTCCGGCTACTATGATGCGTATTACCTGAAAGCCCTGAAAGTAAAGGCAATGATAAAGAAAGCGTTTGACCAGGCTTTTGTTAAGTATGATATGCTGCTTGCGCCTGCGGCTCCTTCTACCGCGCCAAAGGTTGGGAGCAGCCTTTCGGAACCGCTGAACATGTATCTGAGTGACATTTATACAGCAGGGGTTAATCTGGCAGGCCTTCCTGCCATAAGTGTTCCCTGCGGCAGGGACAGCAGTGGCATGCCTGTGGGACTGCAGTTTATCGGGGATTGTTTTCAGGAGAAAAAAATCATACAGGCCGCATATGCCTATGAACAGATCAGGGGAGAGTTTCCCAAAGCACACGGAAAGGGGGTAAAATAATGGGAAAGCAATATGAGACAGTCATTGGCCTGGAGGTGCATGTGGAGCTTGCTACGGCTGCAAAAATATTCTGCGGGTGCTCTGCAAAATTCGGTGGGGCGCCCAATACCCATACTTGTCCGGTATGTACCGGAATGCCCGGGTCCCTGCCTGTCCTGAACAAACAGGTGGTAGAGTATGCCCTGGCCCTTGGGCTGGCTGCCAACTGCCGGGTAAACCGCACCTGTAAATTCGACCGTAAGAATTATTTTTACCCGGACAATCCACAGAACTACCAGATCTCCCAGTTATATCTCCCCATCTGTTACGGCGGATTTCTGGAAATTGAGACGGCATCCGTGAAGAAAAAGATCAGGATCCATGAGATGCACATGGAGGAGGATGCCGGAAAGCTGATCCATGATGCCTGGGAAGACTGTTCCCTTGTGGACTACAACAGAAGCGGTGTACCGTTGGTGGAGATCGTATCTGAACCGGATATGAGGAGTTCTGAGGAGGTTATTGCTTATCTGGAAAAACTGCGCTTGATCTGCCAGTACCTTGGTGTCTCGGACTGTAAACTTCAGGAGGGATCTATGCGGGCGGATGTGAATCTGTCTGTGCGGGAGGCCGGGAGCAGTGAACTGGGCACCAGAACGGAGATGAAGAACTTAAACTCCTTTAAGGCCATTGCCAGAGCTATTGAAGGGGAGCGTGAACGCCAGATTGAGCTTTTGGAAGAGGGGAAATGCGTGCAGCAGGAGACAAGAAGATGGGATGACAATAAGGAATATTCTTATGCTATGCGTTCAAAAGAGGATGCCAAGGATTACAGGTATTTTCCTGACCCTGATCTGCCTCCTGTTGTGATCAGTGAGGCGTGGACAAAACGGATAAAAGAGCGGCAGCCCGAGCTTCAGGAGGAAAAGGCAGGGCGCTATGAGAAAGAATTGGGTTTGTCTGCCTATGACGCCTGGCTTTTAACACAGTCCAGATACCTGGCAGATTTGTTTGAACAGACAGTCAGCCTTCTGGAAGAGAAAAAGATTGCCGGCGGGCCTAAAAAGGCAGCCAATTGGTTTATCGGTGAGACCCTGAGGCTATTAAAAGACAGAGGAATGGAAACAGAAGAGATCCGCTTCACACCCGGGCATCTGGCGGGCCTGATCGCAGTCTGTGAAAAGGGGGAGGTGAACAACCGGACGGCAAAAAAGGTGTTTGAGATCATGTTTGACAAAGATATAGACCCGGTTTCTTATATAGAAGAAAACGGTCTGAAGTCTGTCACAGACACAGGCGCGCTGGAGCGTGTGGTGGATAAAGTGCTGGCCGGGAATCCCAAGACAGTGGAGGAATACCAAACCGGGAAAACAAAGGTTCTAGGTTTTCTTGTAGGCCAGGTTATGAAAGAGATGAAAGGAAAGGCAGACCCACAGACGGTGAACCGGCTTTTGAGTGAAAAACTGTGATCCTGCAGAGTAGAACTTTACAACTTATTTTTAATCGCTTATACTGTCTTTAAGACTATCCGGGTAATAGGATAAAACAGCAGCACAGCCGCTGCAGTCATTCCGCGTTTGTATTCTGAACGCGGCATGTGGACGGAAAGAAAAGGAGACAGTTATGGAGATCAGGGAATTTCAGGAAAAGCTCAAAGAAACACTGGAGCTGGCTGTAAGAAACGGAAAAAAGATACACGCAGATACAGTGGAAGAACTTTTTGCCGGAAACGGGCTCACAGAAGGTCAGATACAGAAAGTATATGAATACCTGGCTGTTCAGGGAATCCAGGTGGAGGGAAAGAAGAGGCAGACAGCAGACGCACCTTCGGAACAAGGAGAAATTGATCCAGGCGGGAATGAGGACAGTGGGGAAAAAGAAGAAAAAGCTGCGTTATCCCAGGAAGAACTGGAATATCTGGAGGATTACGAGAGCATACTTTCTGATATACCCAAAGAGAAGCCCGGGGAGAGGGAAAGCCTTTATAAAGGGGTATTGAACCATGAGGATGCGGCAAAAAAACGTCTGGCAGAGCTGTATATGTCTCAGGTAGTAACAACGGCAAGAGAGCTGAAACACAGGGAAGTCTTTATCGGTGATATGATAGCAGAGGGAAATATCGGTCTGCTGAGTGCCATTGAAATGCTTCATGAGGCCCAGGACATCCACGCATTCCTCTGCGGGGAGATCAGAAATGCCATTCTGCTCATGCTGGAAGAGCAGACGGACCGGAAGCAGGGGGATGATATCCTTGTGGAGAAAGTACGTGATCTGGAGACAAAGATCAAAGAACTTCTGGAAGACGAGGAGGTCAAATACAGTGTGGATGAACTGGCTGCCTTTCTGGACATGGACGTGGATGAAATACAGGCTGTGCTGCGGCTGACCGGTGACGATAAATAGGAGGGCGGAACAAGGGACTGTGCTGTGTGGAAACGGTGAACAGCAGCACTTCATATATTTTTTATAGAATAAACATAGCCAATTCATTGAATAATTCACAAAAAAGTGGCATACTTAAACCATAGATTTCCCAATGGATCAGGAAATCATGGAGGAAAAACAGATGGAAGTGAAAGACAAAAAACCTAAAAAACCAATTATGTTCTACTATGCCATTGTCATAGTCGTTCTGATTCTGCTGAATACCCTGCTTGTGCCCTCGATCGCGGAGCGGAGTATCAAGGAAGTCAGATATGATGAATTTTTAAATGATTTGGACGGCGGCAAGATAGATGAGGTAAAACTGGATGATGACACCATTTATTATACCGTGAAAGACGGCGATAAGACACAGGTTTACAAGACGGGAAGAATTAATGATCTGCAGGAGGTTGAACGGCTGGATAAAGCGGATGTGAAATTCGCCAAGGAGATTCCCACAAGGCAGTCCCCAATCCTCACCTTCCTGCTGTCCTGGATCATCCCCATTGCTATTTTCTTATTCATCGGTAACTGGCTGAGTAAGAAGATGATGTCAGGCATGGGCGGGGGAGCCGGGGCCATGAGTTTTGGAAAGAGCAATGCCAAGGTCTATGTAAAATCTACCAATGGCATTATGTTCTCAGACGTAGCCGGGGAGGACGAGGCAAAGGATCTGCTGACAGAGATCGTGGACTATCTCCATAACCCTGAAAGGTACCGGGAAATCGGTGCATCCATGCCGAAAGGCGCCCTTCTGGTAGGCCCTCCGGGAACAGGTAAGACGCTTCTGGCAAAAGCCGTGGCAGGCGAGGCCAACGTTCCCTTTTTCTCCATATCGGGCTCTGAATTTGTGGAGATGTTCGTTGGTATGGGTGCTGCCAAAGTACGTGATCTGTTTAAGCAGGCCAATGAAAAAGCACCCTGTATCGTATTTATTGATGAGATTGATACCATTGGTAAGAAGCGTGACGGCAACATCAGCGGCAACGATGAGCGTGAGCAGACACTGAACCAGCTTCTGACCGAGATGGACGGATTTGACGGTTCCAAAGGTGTCGTGATCCTGGCGGCAACGAACCGTCCCGATTCCCTGGATGCGGCTCTGCTCCGTCCGGGTCGTTTTGACAGGCGTATCCCTGTGGAACTTCCTGATCTGCAGGGGCGTGAGGAGATCCTGAAAGTCCATGCCAAAAAAATCAAAATATCCGACAACGTGGATTTCCGTGAAATTGCCAAGGCTGCATCCGGCGCATCGGGAGCGGAACTGGCTAATATTGTAAATGAAGCGGCATTGAGGGCTGTTCGTGACAGAAGAAAGTTTGCCACACAGGCAGATATGGAGGAGAGCATTGAGGTGGTCATTGCAGGATACCAGAAGAAGAACCGTGTGCTTTCCGAGAAAGAGAAACTGATCGTTTCCTACCATGAGATTGGCCATGCGCTGGTAGCTGCCATGCAGACAGATTCCGCACCTGTCCATAAGATCACCATCATACCCAGAACTTCGGGAGCCTTGGGATACACTATGCAGGTGGAGGATGGGGAACATTTCCTTATGTCAAAAGAGGAACTGGAAAATAAGATCGCTACGTTTACAGGCGGGCGTGCGGCGGAGGAATTGATTTTCCATTCCGTTACAACGGGTGCGTCCAATGATATCGAGCAGGCGACCAAATTGGCAAGAGGCATGATCACCCGGTTTGGTATGAGCGACGAGTTTGATATGGTAGCCATGGAAAATGTGACAAACCAGTATCTTGGTGGTGATACCTCCCTGGCATGTTCCTTTGAAACCCAGACCCTCATTGATAAAAGGGTGGTGGAACTGGTGAGAGAACAGCATGAGAAGGCATATAAGATCCTGCAGGAGAATATGGGAAAACTGCATGAGCTGGCAAAACACCTGTTTGAGAATGAGACCATAACAGGAGAAGAGTTTATGAGGATCCTCCATACCCCGCTTCCTCAAATAGAGGAAAACCGGGAACCACAGGCAGCAGAATAAATAAACCGGCCCCTGTTGTTATACGCGGAACAGCGAATATAGCTGTCCGGTATATAACAACAGGGGC includes the following:
- the gatB gene encoding Asp-tRNA(Asn)/Glu-tRNA(Gln) amidotransferase subunit GatB, with product MGKQYETVIGLEVHVELATAAKIFCGCSAKFGGAPNTHTCPVCTGMPGSLPVLNKQVVEYALALGLAANCRVNRTCKFDRKNYFYPDNPQNYQISQLYLPICYGGFLEIETASVKKKIRIHEMHMEEDAGKLIHDAWEDCSLVDYNRSGVPLVEIVSEPDMRSSEEVIAYLEKLRLICQYLGVSDCKLQEGSMRADVNLSVREAGSSELGTRTEMKNLNSFKAIARAIEGERERQIELLEEGKCVQQETRRWDDNKEYSYAMRSKEDAKDYRYFPDPDLPPVVISEAWTKRIKERQPELQEEKAGRYEKELGLSAYDAWLLTQSRYLADLFEQTVSLLEEKKIAGGPKKAANWFIGETLRLLKDRGMETEEIRFTPGHLAGLIAVCEKGEVNNRTAKKVFEIMFDKDIDPVSYIEENGLKSVTDTGALERVVDKVLAGNPKTVEEYQTGKTKVLGFLVGQVMKEMKGKADPQTVNRLLSEKL
- the gatC gene encoding Asp-tRNA(Asn)/Glu-tRNA(Gln) amidotransferase subunit GatC; the encoded protein is MAKQIIDDTVMENVEILAKLALKPQEREAAREKMQEMLDYVDKLNELDTEGIQPLSHTFPVENVFREDIVTNGNDREAMIKNAPRSKDGQYQVPKTVQ
- the ftsH gene encoding ATP-dependent zinc metalloprotease FtsH, with amino-acid sequence MEVKDKKPKKPIMFYYAIVIVVLILLNTLLVPSIAERSIKEVRYDEFLNDLDGGKIDEVKLDDDTIYYTVKDGDKTQVYKTGRINDLQEVERLDKADVKFAKEIPTRQSPILTFLLSWIIPIAIFLFIGNWLSKKMMSGMGGGAGAMSFGKSNAKVYVKSTNGIMFSDVAGEDEAKDLLTEIVDYLHNPERYREIGASMPKGALLVGPPGTGKTLLAKAVAGEANVPFFSISGSEFVEMFVGMGAAKVRDLFKQANEKAPCIVFIDEIDTIGKKRDGNISGNDEREQTLNQLLTEMDGFDGSKGVVILAATNRPDSLDAALLRPGRFDRRIPVELPDLQGREEILKVHAKKIKISDNVDFREIAKAASGASGAELANIVNEAALRAVRDRRKFATQADMEESIEVVIAGYQKKNRVLSEKEKLIVSYHEIGHALVAAMQTDSAPVHKITIIPRTSGALGYTMQVEDGEHFLMSKEELENKIATFTGGRAAEELIFHSVTTGASNDIEQATKLARGMITRFGMSDEFDMVAMENVTNQYLGGDTSLACSFETQTLIDKRVVELVREQHEKAYKILQENMGKLHELAKHLFENETITGEEFMRILHTPLPQIEENREPQAAE
- the gatA gene encoding Asp-tRNA(Asn)/Glu-tRNA(Gln) amidotransferase subunit GatA is translated as MEIKEMTALTLGRAIKSREAGVREAVKASLDQIGKVDSTLHAFLETDEKKIYDRVKEVESGIKTGKYTGPLAGVPVAVKDNICTRDRKTTCASRILENFVPPYDAEAVRRMEDAGMIVIGKTNMDEFAMGSTSETSAYGITRNPWDTDKVPGGSSGGSCAAVAADEVFAALGSDTGGSIRQPAAYCGVVGIKPTYGTVSRYGLIAYASSLDQIGPVGKDVSDCAALLETVAGYDPKDSTSVMRKDLQFTGYLKKDLRGMKIGIPREYLAEGLEKDVKRALVDAVHLMTRNGAIVEFFSLGLVDYVIPAYYIIASAEASSNLARFDGVKYGYRTEVFEGLHHMYKRTRAEGFGEEVKRRILLGSFVLSSGYYDAYYLKALKVKAMIKKAFDQAFVKYDMLLAPAAPSTAPKVGSSLSEPLNMYLSDIYTAGVNLAGLPAISVPCGRDSSGMPVGLQFIGDCFQEKKIIQAAYAYEQIRGEFPKAHGKGVK